The Terriglobales bacterium region ACCTTCGAGCCCACAGGCGCGATCGTGGCCGCGCCTACTTGCAGCCTGCCCGAAGCCGTGGGAGGCGAGCGCAACTGGGACTATCGCTACACCTGGATTCGCGACGCCGCCTTCACGCTGTACGCTTTTCTACGCATCGGCTTCACTCAGGAGGCCGCGCGCTTCATGCAGTGGCTCGAAGCAAGGCTGGGTGAACTGGAGCCCGACGGATCCTTGCAGATTATGTATGGAATTGATGGTCGCCACACCCTTACCGAAGAGACCCTCAGCCACCTCGAGGGCTATAGGGGCTCTGCGCCAGTGCGCATCGGCAACGGCGCCCACGGACAGCTACAACTCGACATCTACGGCGAACTCATGGACGCTGTCTATCTCTTCAACAAGTATGGCGATCCTATCGCCTACGATCTGTGGTCGCATACCCGCCGCATGCTGAACTGGGTCGTCGACAACTGGCAGCGGAAGGATGAAGGAGTGTGGGAGGTCCGCGGAGGTGCGCAGCACTTCGTCTATTCCAAGCTAATGTGCTGGGTGGCCCTCGACCGCGGCCTGCGCCTGGCGGAAAAGCGCTCCTTCCCTGCCGACCGCGACCGCTGGCTGGAAGCCCGTGACCGGCTCTACGCCGACATTCTGTTGAAGGGCTGGAGCTCGCAACGCAATGCCTTCGTTCAAGCCTACGGTAGTGATTCTCTCGATGCCTCGGCATTGCTGATGCCACTAGTATTTTTCATGGCTCCCACCGATCCGCGGATGCTCAAGACGCTGGATGCAATCTGCCGATCACCGGCGAGGCGCGGGCTAGTTTCCAACAGTCTCGTCTATCGCTACAACGTTAAGGAAACGCTTGACGGCCTCAAAGGTGATGAGGGCACTTTCAACATCTGCACCTTCTGGCTGGTCGAGGCTTTGACGCGTGCCGGCCGTACCGACCGCAGCCGCCTCGATGAGGCCCGGCTCATCTTCGAGAAAATGCTGGGCTACGCAAACCATCTGGGCCTGTATGCGGAAGAGACCGGACCGTACGGAGAAGCGCTGGGGAATTTTCCGCAGGCTTTCACACACCTGGCCTTGATCAGTGCCGCTTTCAATCTCGACCGGGCCCTGGGTGTCGGAAAGTAGGACTGCCTTGACCCGACCTGTCCCCATTCTTGATTCTTCAGCCAGGCTGCGGGCGGCTGCCGTTTTACTCGAGGCCGAGGATGCCCTGGTCCCAGATGGAGGCGCGATTACATGTCCAAGCCGATCACGCGTCCCTCCGGCCCGACAATCTGCGCCGCGATGTCCACCTGGTGAACCGCCTGAAGACTCTGGGCCGCTTTGTTGTCCTGCCTTCCGAGGTCACCATCTCCGCGCGTCGTTATTTGGCTCAGGGCATCCTACGCACTAGTTTTATTATCTACGCCGACAGCACCAGGTGAACCTAAAGCGTGCCGAAAAGGGCGCTCGGACTCGATTTCGCACCGAGCAGCCTCGGCACACGTAGGCAAGGGCAAGCCTTCGGC contains the following coding sequences:
- a CDS encoding glycoside hydrolase family 15 protein; the encoded protein is MTYQPIENYGIIGDMHTVALVGMNGSIDWLCFPHFDSPSVFAAILDDRKGGRFRIAPTEKDVTNKQLYWPGTNILLTRFFSPDGVGEITDYMPVEFPIEYKDKGRHHLIRRVSVVRGSFRFQLECSPAFNYARDRHTLEVSDEGACFTSPSLRLSLTTDVPLQRDNEGVTAEFVLEEGQTAIFVLQEIPAGAACGLTLSESEATDLFRRTVDFWRSWLARCQYRGRWREMVERSALALKLLTFEPTGAIVAAPTCSLPEAVGGERNWDYRYTWIRDAAFTLYAFLRIGFTQEAARFMQWLEARLGELEPDGSLQIMYGIDGRHTLTEETLSHLEGYRGSAPVRIGNGAHGQLQLDIYGELMDAVYLFNKYGDPIAYDLWSHTRRMLNWVVDNWQRKDEGVWEVRGGAQHFVYSKLMCWVALDRGLRLAEKRSFPADRDRWLEARDRLYADILLKGWSSQRNAFVQAYGSDSLDASALLMPLVFFMAPTDPRMLKTLDAICRSPARRGLVSNSLVYRYNVKETLDGLKGDEGTFNICTFWLVEALTRAGRTDRSRLDEARLIFEKMLGYANHLGLYAEETGPYGEALGNFPQAFTHLALISAAFNLDRALGVGK